A genomic stretch from Bacillus sp. E(2018) includes:
- a CDS encoding nucleoside triphosphate pyrophosphohydrolase has translation MAYYNKLVRDKIPELLEQAGKKGTFRILGNQEFESELKKKLIEGVKEYREAKSEIDAAEELAELFEILIALTKVHELTLRELDEIRQEKARKQGRFHERLFLIKVED, from the coding sequence ATGGCGTATTACAATAAATTAGTGAGAGACAAAATACCAGAACTGCTCGAACAGGCGGGGAAGAAGGGAACTTTTCGAATTCTTGGAAATCAGGAGTTCGAAAGTGAACTTAAGAAAAAGCTTATAGAAGGTGTAAAAGAGTATCGTGAAGCCAAAAGTGAGATAGATGCAGCGGAAGAGCTGGCAGAGCTCTTTGAGATCTTAATCGCGTTAACGAAAGTGCATGAACTTACGCTCAGAGAACTGGATGAGATCAGGCAGGAGAAGGCTAGAAAACAGGGCCGGTTTCACGAGCGCCTCTTCCTGATCAAGGTAGAGGACTAG